One genomic region from Erythrobacter mangrovi encodes:
- a CDS encoding F0F1 ATP synthase subunit C: MEVEAAKLVGAGLAAIGAGMAAIGVGNVFGSFLESALRNPGAADGQQGRLFIGFAAAELLGLLAFVVAMILIFVA; the protein is encoded by the coding sequence ATGGAAGTAGAAGCTGCAAAGCTGGTTGGTGCGGGCCTCGCCGCGATCGGTGCCGGCATGGCCGCTATCGGCGTGGGTAACGTCTTCGGTTCGTTCCTTGAGAGCGCGCTGCGCAACCCGGGTGCCGCTGATGGCCAGCAGGGTCGTCTGTTCATCGGCTTCGCCGCTGCCGAACTTCTCGGCCTGCTGGCGTTCGTCGTTGCGATGATCCTGATCTTCGTCGCCTAA
- a CDS encoding F0F1 ATP synthase subunit A yields MAAEQAKVDPMHQFTIEPMLGSANWEIAGYNIAFTNSALWMLITTVVLFLFVLGGMKRELVPGRWQMTVETFTGFIDSMLEANIGKEGRKYVPYVFSLFMFILFANLLGLLPLGVIGLHPFTFTSHFTITGALAILSFSIVLIVGFWKHGLHFFSLFVPHGTPLPMIPAIAAIEFISFMIRPFSLGLRLFVAMMAGHVLLEVLSSFVIDGTNAGVLWGGVVGLPSFLLMIGICALELLVSGIQAYVFALLTSLYINDAENLH; encoded by the coding sequence GTGGCAGCCGAACAGGCCAAAGTCGACCCGATGCACCAGTTTACGATCGAGCCCATGCTGGGTTCGGCGAACTGGGAGATTGCGGGCTACAATATCGCCTTCACCAACAGCGCGCTGTGGATGCTCATCACTACCGTGGTGCTGTTCCTCTTCGTGCTTGGCGGGATGAAGCGCGAACTCGTTCCCGGGCGCTGGCAGATGACAGTGGAGACCTTCACCGGTTTCATCGACTCCATGCTGGAAGCCAATATTGGCAAGGAAGGGCGCAAGTACGTGCCCTACGTCTTCAGCCTGTTCATGTTCATCCTGTTCGCGAACCTGCTGGGCCTGCTGCCGCTTGGCGTGATCGGCCTCCATCCGTTCACCTTCACCAGCCATTTCACGATCACCGGTGCGCTGGCGATCCTTTCTTTCTCGATTGTGCTGATCGTCGGTTTCTGGAAGCACGGCTTGCACTTCTTCAGCCTGTTCGTGCCCCACGGCACGCCGCTGCCGATGATCCCTGCCATCGCGGCGATCGAATTCATCTCGTTTATGATCCGTCCCTTCAGCCTCGGCCTGCGACTGTTCGTCGCAATGATGGCCGGTCACGTGCTGCTTGAAGTGCTGTCGAGCTTCGTCATCGACGGTACCAACGCCGGCGTGCTGTGGGGCGGGGTCGTGGGCTTGCCCAGTTTCCTCCTGATGATCGGTATCTGCGCGCTTGAGCTGCTGGTGTCGGGCATCCAGGCCTATGTCTTCGCGCTGTTGACCTCGCTGTACATCAACGACGCCGAGAACCTTCACTAA
- a CDS encoding AtpZ/AtpI family protein encodes MSDDKPAREPIQEDARIDALEARLKAAQQREEERNRPQVSGPDANYRSGNKVLADLLGGLLGGTVIGYAIGYFTGTNPWGLLVGLFLGIGVAFRNIIRAANQRPDE; translated from the coding sequence ATGAGCGACGACAAACCTGCACGGGAGCCCATCCAGGAGGATGCGCGGATCGATGCGCTGGAGGCGCGGCTCAAGGCCGCACAGCAGCGTGAAGAGGAGCGCAACCGCCCGCAGGTATCGGGGCCAGACGCGAACTATCGCAGTGGCAACAAGGTGCTGGCGGACCTGCTAGGGGGGCTCCTCGGCGGAACGGTGATCGGGTATGCCATTGGCTATTTTACCGGCACCAATCCCTGGGGTCTGTTAGTCGGCCTGTTCCTTGGGATCGGGGTGGCTTTCAGGAACATTATCCGCGCGGCAAATCAGCGTCCCGACGAATAA
- a CDS encoding YdbL family protein, giving the protein MTKRLTKAMLTGTLLATALSGIAVPAYAQRDPAYAAARSAGQVGEKMDGYLGIVGAETPELRRIVNDINIKRRAVYSERAKATNATLEEYALTAGCQAILATVPGEKYQAPDGTWATRGAGAPMRDSRCP; this is encoded by the coding sequence ATGACCAAGCGACTGACCAAAGCGATGCTGACCGGCACCTTGCTTGCGACCGCCCTGAGCGGCATCGCCGTCCCGGCCTATGCCCAGCGTGATCCTGCCTACGCCGCCGCGCGTTCCGCCGGCCAGGTGGGTGAGAAGATGGACGGCTACCTCGGCATCGTCGGGGCAGAGACCCCTGAGCTGCGTCGGATCGTCAACGACATCAACATCAAGCGCCGCGCAGTCTATTCGGAGCGTGCCAAGGCCACCAACGCCACGCTTGAGGAATATGCTCTCACCGCTGGCTGCCAGGCAATCCTGGCGACGGTGCCGGGCGAAAAGTACCAGGCGCCTGATGGCACCTGGGCTACGCGCGGTGCTGGCGCGCCGATGCGCGATTCGCGCTGTCCTTGA
- a CDS encoding YnbE family lipoprotein, with translation MGAAGLIPFALAGCITINAPEEPIVIELNVNIRQEVIYRLAEDAGNTIEENADIF, from the coding sequence ATGGGAGCTGCGGGCCTGATCCCGTTCGCGCTTGCCGGGTGCATAACTATCAATGCCCCCGAAGAGCCGATTGTGATCGAGCTCAACGTCAACATCCGCCAGGAAGTGATCTACCGCCTCGCCGAGGATGCGGGGAACACGATCGAGGAAAATGCGGATATCTTCTGA
- a CDS encoding intermembrane phospholipid transport protein YdbH family protein, with product MESGASDDQLHDEVMRRDSRSPWRKKRWAIPGMLIAVLFVGLAVAWLSRERIADNIIADQLEAYDLPASYKIDSIAGRRQVLSNLVIGDPAAPDFTAKRVVVTLKYGMGLPTVGSVTLAEPRIYGSFRDGRLTFGTLDRVIFAESDQPPTLPDFSLAIRDGRGLIETDWGPIGFKSEGQGTLRSGFAGIFAATAPRLALPGCTGRNATVFGKVTTSAGAPSFSGPLRLSSLDCVESGLTIANYAAALEVSLDKELANPTLDARLDGGETRHADYVISGLTGSIHAQLREGAASGRFSLAGRGASSPQVAAAVLTAEGQARGSADLRKLEIDSQVEGNGLRLGPKLIGVINDMVASGEGTLLAPLASQIGRALQAETRGSALAADIRVRKGVERLAVLIPSAELRGGSGGRIVSLSRVEIASDGKSPPRIAGNIAMGGANLPRIAGRMERAPGGAVEFSLAMERYAAGEASLAVPRMVMRQSAAGALRFAGQVVASGPLPGGAASNLRIPVDGSWSPGGTLALWSACTDVDFDRLEMANLRFERRSLQLCPPRGKPILSSGAGGLRIAAGLPSIDLEGFLGETPIRLASGPIGFAYPGAMTARAIDVTLGPIDTASRFRISNIDAFLDKGIAGTFSEAEVKLAAVPLDISDGAGTWDYADGQLSIFDASFRLTDRQRSARFEALVARGATLALRDNVIDANAEMRHPASDRLVGVADIRHNLASAAGHADLLVPNLKFDEGLQPDELSHLALGVIANADGIVSGKGRIDWDAEGGITSSGTFGSEGLDFAAAFGPVNGASGQIEFTDLLSLTTKPGQKLYVASINPGVEVLDGEVDFELRDGKVLTVAGGSWPFMGGRLILRSVDFNFGVSEERRYIFEIVGLEAAQFVQQMELENISATGVFDGTVPIVFDANGNGQIETGVLISRPPGGNLSYVGELTYEDLSPIANFAFDALRSLDYRQMRVIMEGPLIGEIVTRVRFDGVNQGEGAKSNFVTRRLAGLPLQFRVNIKAQFYQLLTSLKSLYDPAAVRDPRELGLLSDDGKRFIRREVSGEDATPKIEPEDLIPDESPIQPQESE from the coding sequence ATGGAAAGCGGCGCGAGCGACGATCAGCTCCATGACGAGGTAATGCGACGCGATTCCCGTTCGCCGTGGCGCAAGAAGCGCTGGGCGATCCCCGGAATGCTCATTGCGGTCCTGTTTGTCGGCCTGGCCGTTGCCTGGCTTTCGCGCGAGCGTATCGCCGACAACATCATTGCCGATCAGCTCGAAGCCTACGATCTCCCGGCTAGCTACAAGATCGACAGTATCGCCGGCAGGCGGCAGGTGCTGTCCAATCTCGTGATCGGTGATCCGGCGGCACCGGACTTCACTGCGAAGCGTGTGGTGGTGACGCTGAAATACGGGATGGGGCTTCCCACGGTCGGCTCGGTTACGCTGGCCGAACCGCGCATTTATGGCAGTTTCCGCGACGGCCGGCTGACCTTCGGTACGCTCGACAGGGTAATCTTCGCTGAAAGCGATCAGCCGCCAACCTTGCCTGACTTCTCGCTTGCGATCCGTGACGGGCGCGGGCTGATCGAAACCGATTGGGGGCCAATCGGGTTCAAGTCGGAGGGGCAGGGCACGCTAAGAAGCGGTTTCGCGGGAATCTTCGCCGCGACGGCCCCCCGCTTGGCCTTGCCGGGATGCACCGGGCGCAACGCGACTGTTTTCGGCAAGGTCACCACCAGCGCCGGCGCTCCATCCTTTTCGGGCCCTCTTCGGCTGTCTTCGCTAGACTGCGTGGAGAGTGGTTTGACGATCGCCAACTACGCTGCCGCGCTCGAAGTGAGCCTGGACAAGGAGCTGGCCAATCCAACGCTGGATGCACGGCTGGACGGTGGGGAGACCCGCCATGCCGACTATGTCATCAGCGGATTGACCGGATCGATCCACGCGCAGCTGCGGGAAGGTGCAGCATCGGGCCGGTTCTCACTGGCAGGGCGTGGGGCGTCTTCGCCGCAGGTAGCGGCGGCGGTTTTGACCGCAGAGGGTCAGGCGCGCGGTAGCGCCGATTTGCGCAAGCTTGAGATCGACAGCCAGGTCGAAGGCAATGGCCTGCGGCTTGGTCCAAAACTGATTGGGGTGATCAATGACATGGTCGCGTCGGGTGAGGGCACACTGTTGGCACCGCTCGCCAGCCAGATCGGCCGCGCCCTCCAGGCCGAGACGAGGGGCAGTGCCCTGGCCGCCGATATCCGCGTGCGGAAGGGTGTTGAACGGCTGGCTGTGCTGATCCCCAGTGCCGAACTTCGCGGTGGCAGCGGTGGGCGGATCGTATCCCTGTCGCGCGTCGAGATTGCCAGCGATGGCAAGTCTCCTCCCCGGATCGCCGGCAATATCGCGATGGGTGGTGCGAACCTTCCTCGCATTGCCGGACGGATGGAGCGTGCTCCCGGTGGCGCCGTTGAGTTCAGTCTGGCGATGGAGCGTTATGCGGCCGGTGAGGCGTCGCTCGCCGTACCACGAATGGTCATGCGGCAGTCTGCCGCCGGTGCCTTGCGCTTCGCCGGGCAGGTCGTGGCGAGCGGTCCCTTGCCGGGCGGGGCGGCTTCAAACCTGAGGATCCCGGTCGATGGCAGTTGGTCCCCGGGAGGGACGCTGGCACTCTGGAGCGCCTGCACCGATGTCGACTTCGACCGCCTCGAGATGGCCAACCTGCGTTTTGAGCGACGCAGCCTCCAGCTCTGCCCACCGCGTGGCAAACCGATCCTTTCCAGTGGTGCAGGGGGCCTGCGGATTGCCGCTGGCCTGCCCTCGATCGATCTCGAAGGGTTCCTCGGTGAAACACCGATCCGCCTGGCCTCGGGCCCGATCGGCTTTGCCTATCCTGGCGCGATGACGGCGCGGGCAATCGATGTAACGCTCGGGCCGATCGACACCGCAAGCCGGTTCCGCATTTCGAACATCGATGCGTTCCTGGATAAAGGAATCGCGGGAACCTTCAGCGAGGCCGAAGTGAAGCTCGCGGCTGTCCCCCTCGATATCAGCGATGGCGCGGGGACGTGGGATTACGCGGATGGCCAGCTGTCGATTTTCGACGCGTCGTTTCGACTTACCGATCGCCAGCGGTCGGCGCGGTTCGAAGCGCTGGTAGCGCGCGGTGCGACGCTGGCACTGCGAGATAACGTGATCGATGCCAATGCGGAAATGCGTCACCCGGCGAGCGATCGCCTGGTTGGGGTGGCGGATATCCGCCACAATCTTGCAAGTGCAGCGGGCCATGCCGACTTGCTGGTGCCGAACCTCAAATTCGATGAAGGTTTGCAGCCGGATGAGTTGTCTCACCTTGCGCTTGGCGTCATCGCCAATGCTGATGGTATCGTAAGCGGGAAGGGACGTATCGACTGGGATGCCGAGGGTGGAATTACCAGCTCAGGCACATTTGGCAGTGAGGGTCTGGACTTCGCTGCGGCCTTCGGTCCGGTCAATGGCGCGAGCGGACAGATTGAATTTACCGATCTCCTCAGCCTGACCACCAAGCCGGGCCAGAAACTCTACGTCGCGTCGATCAATCCCGGCGTCGAGGTGCTGGACGGCGAGGTTGATTTCGAGCTGCGCGACGGCAAGGTGTTGACCGTTGCTGGCGGGAGCTGGCCGTTCATGGGTGGGCGTCTGATCCTGCGCAGCGTCGATTTCAATTTTGGGGTCAGCGAAGAGCGGCGTTATATCTTTGAGATCGTCGGGCTCGAAGCCGCTCAGTTCGTCCAGCAGATGGAGCTGGAGAACATCTCTGCAACCGGTGTGTTCGACGGTACGGTACCGATCGTATTCGACGCCAATGGAAATGGGCAGATCGAAACCGGTGTGCTGATCTCACGCCCGCCCGGAGGGAACCTCTCCTATGTCGGGGAACTCACCTACGAAGACCTTTCGCCGATCGCGAATTTCGCATTCGATGCGTTGAGGAGCCTCGACTATCGCCAGATGCGGGTCATCATGGAAGGTCCGTTGATTGGTGAAATTGTGACCCGCGTGCGCTTCGACGGTGTGAACCAGGGTGAAGGGGCCAAATCCAATTTCGTTACCAGGCGCCTGGCCGGGCTGCCGCTGCAGTTCCGCGTCAATATCAAGGCGCAATTCTACCAGCTGCTCACCAGCCTGAAGTCGCTCTACGATCCCGCCGCAGTGCGCGACCCACGCGAACTGGGCTTGCTGTCCGATGACGGCAAGCGCTTCATCCGCCGCGAGGTGTCTGGCGAGGATGCAACCCCGAAAATCGAGCCGGAAGACCTGATTCCGGATGAATCACCCATTCAGCCGCAGGAAAGCGAGTGA
- the radC gene encoding RadC family protein → MQVTETQRLGVWLPDSANNSSAHDGSGHRERLRQRLLQGGAEALADYELLEFLLFAAFKRGDTKALAKSLIAQFGSLSAVLNAAPANLAQVKGMGETSAASLYAVALAARRMARGEVENKTVLGSWQALLDYLAIDMAHLTVERVRVLYLNAQNRLILDHHVGDGSIDEAAIHPREVIRKAFDIGATALILVHNHPSGNPEPSRADIQITQRIAEAGRLLGVTVHDHIIVGRHGHVSLRGKGLI, encoded by the coding sequence ATGCAAGTCACTGAAACGCAGAGGCTGGGGGTTTGGTTGCCGGATAGTGCGAATAATTCCTCGGCTCATGATGGCAGTGGCCATCGCGAGCGCTTGCGACAGCGCCTGTTGCAGGGTGGCGCCGAGGCGCTGGCCGATTACGAGTTGCTAGAGTTCCTGCTTTTCGCCGCCTTCAAGCGGGGCGATACAAAGGCGCTGGCAAAGTCCCTGATCGCGCAATTCGGTTCGCTTTCTGCCGTGCTGAACGCAGCACCTGCGAACTTGGCCCAAGTGAAGGGCATGGGCGAAACGAGTGCCGCTTCACTTTATGCGGTGGCGCTCGCTGCACGGCGCATGGCCCGTGGCGAGGTGGAGAACAAGACGGTCCTGGGAAGTTGGCAAGCCTTGCTCGACTATCTCGCGATCGACATGGCCCATCTGACCGTTGAGCGTGTCCGCGTGCTCTATCTCAACGCCCAGAACCGCCTGATCCTCGACCACCATGTCGGCGACGGATCAATCGACGAAGCCGCCATCCACCCGCGCGAAGTGATCCGCAAGGCATTCGATATCGGCGCGACCGCGCTGATCCTGGTCCACAACCATCCTAGCGGAAACCCGGAACCCAGCCGCGCCGACATCCAGATCACCCAACGCATCGCCGAAGCCGGGCGGTTGCTGGGCGTGACTGTCCACGATCACATCATTGTCGGGCGCCATGGCCACGTCTCACTGCGCGGCAAGGGCCTGATCTGA
- a CDS encoding DUF3857 domain-containing protein, translating to MRVGFFLATAASIVIAGPAIAGETVRFEKAPEWVVPVDFDTAVAKKEEIVIFDRQLRLEDGVVQRYTDVAYDIRNADVLSKLGTLQFGWLPDKGDLILHRLEIVRDGKAIDLIAEGVQPEVIRRETELERRTVNGALTALFKVPGIKVGDILRFSSSTTSRDQALAGAMQATEGLTPKPTRLGFGRLRMSWPSDSGVHYAMLGQAPDPTVVDRNGYRTVELILPIDKVEEMPEDAPARFRVRPAVMTGTFATWSDVASVMAPHYVTEGSIPAGTPLAAEVERIRDATDDPLERAALALRSVQDEINYLMNGMDGGNYLPQSPVETWTLRYGDCKAKTLLLLAMLRALDIEAEAAMVNSQDGDAVSVWQPLPGAFDHVLVKATIDGTDYWLDGTSAGTRIETMWEVPNFAYALPIRESGSQLIKLEQRWPKVADRTYRIVYDFSRGVDLPALYDIEVETRGVLAARMAARATETDRKTILGHAQKYLEDVFESVVYDAAYSYDPETGIAKLNAKGILVEPFGIERDVATHTIYTATTNWVFDPDRGRAAWRDIPYRTGGPMTSAEEVIFMLPDGGKGAGLTGTGNLEEQVVAGTRFKRDLVFDGSSVMVKDWSSYVPSEIAAADIPAAKAAMRTLSSADPSIRITDPRRYWELDDAELAQRMKGLIEPTDTLVKLLPDEAGYYQFRSALYSLGRDYKSALADIDKAIAIAGDADAYDSRAEVLRQAGRLDEAAEAARMAYELKGDLASAASYAGALALAGRDEEGLAVLDAIDVSGDELSEIAQVFAEIAGSTDRNEEAWKKLEDALAERPGDELLLNSQCWFVGTWNFRIDDGEQLCDKAVKAGNYSAAVLDSRALVFHRLGREDDALEDLEAALKKAPGQAASLYLRGIIRLGRGEPDGKKDIEHALRLSPDIATRYRRYGITAPKR from the coding sequence GTGAGGGTTGGATTCTTTCTTGCGACGGCCGCGTCTATAGTAATTGCCGGCCCCGCCATCGCAGGCGAAACGGTGCGGTTCGAAAAGGCGCCGGAATGGGTCGTGCCGGTCGATTTCGACACGGCAGTCGCCAAGAAAGAAGAAATCGTCATCTTCGACCGACAGCTGCGTCTCGAAGACGGCGTGGTCCAGCGCTACACCGATGTGGCTTATGACATCCGCAATGCCGATGTCCTGTCAAAGCTTGGCACGCTCCAGTTCGGTTGGTTGCCCGACAAGGGCGATCTTATTCTTCATCGCCTTGAAATCGTGCGTGACGGTAAGGCGATCGACCTGATCGCTGAAGGGGTTCAACCGGAGGTCATCCGCCGCGAGACCGAGCTTGAACGACGCACGGTGAATGGCGCGCTGACGGCCTTGTTCAAGGTTCCCGGCATCAAGGTGGGCGACATACTGCGCTTCTCCAGCAGCACGACCAGCCGCGACCAGGCACTGGCGGGGGCGATGCAGGCGACCGAGGGACTCACTCCGAAGCCCACGCGGCTTGGCTTCGGGCGCCTGCGCATGTCCTGGCCCAGCGATTCAGGTGTGCACTATGCCATGCTGGGCCAAGCACCGGATCCGACGGTGGTGGACCGCAATGGCTACCGCACAGTCGAATTGATCCTGCCGATCGACAAGGTCGAGGAGATGCCGGAGGACGCTCCGGCGCGGTTCCGGGTGCGGCCTGCGGTCATGACCGGTACCTTTGCGACCTGGTCCGACGTCGCTTCGGTCATGGCGCCCCACTATGTGACGGAAGGCAGCATCCCCGCCGGAACTCCGCTTGCCGCTGAGGTCGAGCGCATTCGGGACGCGACCGACGATCCGCTGGAACGCGCGGCGCTGGCGCTGCGCTCTGTGCAGGACGAGATCAACTACCTCATGAACGGCATGGATGGGGGCAATTACCTCCCGCAATCGCCGGTCGAGACATGGACCCTGCGTTACGGCGACTGCAAGGCCAAGACGCTGTTGCTGCTCGCCATGCTTCGCGCGCTCGATATCGAGGCGGAAGCGGCGATGGTCAACTCGCAGGATGGCGATGCCGTATCCGTATGGCAGCCGCTGCCGGGTGCGTTCGATCACGTCCTCGTGAAGGCCACCATCGACGGCACCGATTACTGGCTTGACGGGACCAGCGCCGGGACGCGGATCGAGACGATGTGGGAAGTACCCAATTTCGCATATGCCTTGCCGATCCGCGAGAGCGGTTCGCAGTTGATCAAGCTGGAACAGCGCTGGCCGAAGGTTGCCGATCGTACCTACCGTATCGTCTATGACTTCTCGCGCGGGGTTGATCTGCCGGCGCTCTACGACATCGAGGTGGAGACCCGCGGTGTGTTGGCCGCGCGCATGGCGGCGCGCGCTACCGAAACTGATCGCAAGACGATCCTGGGCCATGCCCAAAAGTACCTCGAGGATGTCTTCGAGAGCGTCGTCTACGACGCAGCCTACAGCTACGACCCCGAAACCGGCATCGCTAAGCTGAACGCAAAAGGCATTTTGGTGGAACCGTTCGGGATCGAACGCGATGTCGCGACGCATACAATTTACACCGCGACCACAAATTGGGTGTTCGACCCCGACCGGGGACGCGCGGCGTGGCGCGACATTCCCTACCGCACCGGTGGCCCGATGACCTCCGCCGAGGAAGTGATCTTCATGCTTCCCGATGGCGGGAAGGGGGCGGGGCTGACGGGCACCGGCAATCTCGAAGAACAGGTCGTCGCCGGCACCCGCTTCAAGCGCGATCTCGTCTTCGACGGTAGCAGTGTGATGGTCAAAGATTGGTCGAGCTATGTGCCATCGGAGATCGCCGCGGCGGATATCCCTGCGGCCAAGGCGGCGATGCGTACGCTTTCGAGCGCCGATCCGTCGATCCGCATCACGGACCCTCGGCGCTATTGGGAACTGGATGACGCAGAGCTGGCCCAGCGCATGAAAGGGCTGATTGAGCCGACGGATACCTTGGTCAAGCTCTTGCCCGATGAGGCAGGTTACTACCAGTTCCGCAGTGCGCTCTACTCGCTGGGCCGGGACTACAAGTCGGCCCTGGCCGATATCGACAAGGCGATTGCCATTGCTGGCGATGCTGATGCCTATGACTCGCGGGCCGAAGTACTGCGGCAGGCAGGGCGGCTCGACGAGGCTGCGGAAGCGGCCCGAATGGCCTACGAACTCAAGGGTGATCTGGCGAGCGCCGCATCTTATGCAGGGGCGCTGGCACTGGCGGGTCGAGACGAGGAAGGCCTCGCGGTGCTCGACGCTATCGACGTGAGTGGCGACGAGTTGTCCGAGATTGCCCAGGTTTTCGCCGAGATCGCAGGATCCACGGACCGGAACGAGGAAGCCTGGAAGAAGCTGGAAGATGCGCTTGCGGAACGGCCGGGCGACGAACTGCTGCTCAATTCGCAATGTTGGTTCGTCGGAACCTGGAACTTTCGCATCGACGATGGCGAACAGCTTTGCGACAAGGCAGTCAAGGCAGGCAACTATTCTGCTGCGGTCCTCGATAGTCGTGCGCTGGTGTTTCATCGGCTGGGGCGCGAGGACGATGCGCTGGAGGACCTGGAAGCGGCGCTCAAGAAGGCTCCGGGGCAGGCCGCGAGCCTGTACCTGCGTGGGATCATCAGGCTTGGGCGTGGGGAACCAGACGGCAAGAAGGACATCGAGCACGCGCTGCGGCTCTCGCCTGACATTGCCACCCGCTATCGACGCTACGGCATTACCGCGCCGAAACGCTGA
- the purB gene encoding adenylosuccinate lyase: MVPRYARPEMTALWEPEAKYRIWFEIEAHATEKLGELGVVPKSAAKALWDWWATNPVIDVDAIDAIEAVTKHDVIAFLTWVAENVGDEARFMHQGMTSSDVLDTTLAVQLARASDILLADLDALLAAIRRRAEEHKYTSTIGRSHGIHAEPVTFGLKLAQAYAEFDRCKTRLLAARAEIATCAISGAVGTFANIDPSVEEYVAEKMGLTVEPVSTQVIPRDRHAMYFSTLAVIAGSIERLAVEIRHLQRTEVLEAEEYFSPGQKGSSAMPHKRNPILTENLTGQARMIRAYALPALENVALWHERDISHSSVERFIGPDATITLDFALARLTGVVDKLLVYPERMQANMDRMGGLIHSQRVLLALTQAGVSREDAYRLVQRNAMKVWESDGRLMLLDLLKQDGEVTAALSAQELEEKFDLEYHFKHVDTIFARVFG, from the coding sequence ATGGTCCCTCGTTATGCCCGCCCCGAAATGACCGCGCTTTGGGAACCGGAAGCCAAGTATCGCATCTGGTTCGAGATCGAGGCGCATGCGACAGAAAAGCTGGGCGAACTGGGTGTGGTGCCGAAGAGCGCGGCCAAGGCGCTGTGGGACTGGTGGGCCACCAACCCGGTCATCGATGTCGACGCCATCGATGCGATCGAAGCCGTGACCAAGCACGATGTCATCGCCTTCCTCACCTGGGTGGCGGAGAATGTCGGCGACGAGGCCCGCTTCATGCATCAGGGCATGACCAGCAGCGACGTGCTCGATACGACACTGGCCGTACAACTGGCCCGCGCGTCGGACATCCTGCTGGCCGATCTCGACGCGCTGCTCGCCGCCATTCGGCGCCGCGCCGAAGAGCACAAATACACGTCGACCATCGGCCGCAGCCACGGCATCCATGCCGAGCCCGTGACCTTCGGCCTCAAACTGGCGCAGGCCTATGCCGAGTTCGATCGCTGCAAGACGCGGCTCCTTGCTGCCCGCGCCGAAATCGCGACCTGCGCGATCAGCGGCGCAGTCGGCACCTTCGCCAACATCGACCCATCGGTGGAAGAATACGTGGCCGAGAAGATGGGGCTGACGGTTGAGCCCGTTTCGACCCAGGTGATACCGCGCGACCGGCACGCCATGTATTTCTCCACCCTTGCGGTGATCGCTGGCTCGATCGAGCGGCTCGCGGTGGAGATCCGCCATCTGCAGCGCACCGAAGTGCTCGAAGCGGAGGAATATTTCTCGCCCGGCCAGAAGGGCTCGTCGGCGATGCCCCACAAGCGCAACCCGATCCTCACCGAGAACCTTACTGGCCAGGCGCGCATGATCCGCGCCTATGCCCTGCCCGCACTGGAGAACGTGGCGCTGTGGCACGAGCGAGACATCTCGCACTCGTCGGTTGAGCGCTTCATCGGTCCCGACGCCACGATCACCCTCGACTTTGCGCTCGCCCGCCTCACCGGAGTGGTCGACAAGCTGCTCGTCTATCCCGAGCGGATGCAGGCCAATATGGACCGCATGGGCGGCCTGATCCACTCGCAGCGCGTCCTGCTTGCCCTGACCCAGGCCGGGGTCAGCCGCGAAGACGCCTATCGCCTGGTGCAGCGCAACGCGATGAAGGTGTGGGAATCGGACGGCCGCCTGATGCTGCTCGACCTGCTCAAGCAGGATGGGGAAGTGACGGCTGCACTCTCAGCTCAGGAGCTCGAAGAGAAGTTCGACCTCGAATACCATTTCAAGCATGTCGACACGATCTTCGCGCGGGTGTTTGGCTAG
- a CDS encoding LapA family protein, translated as MQIVRTVVWTLVLFALLAFSFFNWSPVEVHLWSNLVLETKLPVLVVVSFLFGLLPMWLIHRTQKWRMNRRVSALEAVTTKLATAQSPASTPSVAKADLPPEPTNPVDPEK; from the coding sequence ATGCAGATAGTGCGCACTGTCGTCTGGACCCTGGTGCTGTTCGCGCTGCTTGCGTTCAGCTTCTTCAACTGGAGCCCGGTAGAGGTGCACCTGTGGTCCAACCTGGTGCTGGAAACCAAACTACCCGTGCTGGTCGTGGTATCGTTCCTGTTCGGGCTGCTGCCGATGTGGCTGATCCATCGCACCCAGAAATGGCGCATGAACCGCCGGGTGAGCGCGCTCGAGGCGGTCACCACCAAACTGGCAACCGCACAATCGCCCGCCAGCACGCCATCCGTGGCGAAGGCCGACCTGCCCCCCGAACCCACCAATCCTGTCGATCCGGAAAAATAA